A window from Oreochromis aureus strain Israel breed Guangdong linkage group 16, ZZ_aureus, whole genome shotgun sequence encodes these proteins:
- the mstnb gene encoding growth/differentiation factor 8 yields MHLSQIVLYLSLLTALGPVVLSDQEAHQQPSVSTPVDTDQCATCEVRQQIKTMRLNAIKSQILSKLRMKEAPNISREIVKQLLPKAPPLQQLLDQYDVLGDDNREEVLEDDDEHATTETIVMMATEPDSAVQVDGQPKCCFFSITQKFQASRVVRAQLWVHLRPSEEVTTVFLQISRLIPVTDGNRHIRIRSLKIDVNAGASSWQSIDVKQVLTVWLRQPETNWGIEINAFDSRGNDLAVTFAEPGEEGLQPFMEVKISEGPRRARRDSGLDCDENSPESRCCRYPLTVDFEDFGWDWIIAPKRYKANYCSGECEYMHLQKYPHTHLVNKANPRGTAGPCCTPTKMSPINMLYFNRKEQIIYGKIPSMVVDRCGCS; encoded by the exons ATGCATCTGTCTCAGATCGTGCTGTATCTGAGCTTGCTGACTGCGTTGGGTCCAGTAGTTCTGAGTGACCAAGAGGCGCACCAGCAGCCTTCCGTCAGCACCCCAGTAGACACGGATCAATGCGCTACCTGCGAGGTCCGGCAGCAGATTAAAACCATGCGATTAAACGCGATAAAGTCTCAGATTCTGAGCAAGCTGCGAATGAAGGAAGCCCCCAACATTAGCAGAGAGATCGTGAAGCAGCTCCTGCCCAAAGCGCCGCCGCTGCAGCAGCTTCTGGATCAGTACGACGTGCTGGGAGATGACAACAGGGAAGAAGTTCTGGAGGACGACGACGAGCACGCAACCACGGAGACAATTGTAATGATGGCAACTGAAC CTGATTCCGCTGTCCAGGTGGACGGGCAACCAAAGTGCTGCTTTTTCTCAATTACGCAGAAGTTTCAAGCCAGTCGCGTAGTTCGAGCGCAGCTTTGGGTGCATCTGCGTCCATCGGAAGAAGTGACCACCGTGTTCCTGCAAATCTCCCGGCTTATACCGGTCACAGACGGGAACAGACACATACGAATCCGCTCCTTGAAGATCGACGTGAATGCCGGGGCCAGCTCTTGGCAAAGTATAGACGTCAAGCAAGTGTTGACTGTGTGGCTGCGGCAGCCGGAGACCAACTGGGGCATCGAGATCAACGCTTTCGATTCGAGGGGAAATGACTTAGCTGTGACCTTCGCAGAGCCGGGAGAGGAGGGTCTG CAACCGTTCATGGAGGTGAAGATTTCAGAGGGCCCCAGGCGTGCCCGGAGAGACTCGGGCCTGGACTGCGATGAGAACTCTCCAGAGTCCCGGTGCTGTCGCTACCCACTCACTGTGGACTTCGAGGACTTTGGCTGGGACTGGATTATTGCACCAAAACGCTACAAGGCCAACTATTGCTCTGGGGAGTGTGAGTACATGCACTTACAGAAGTACCCACACACCCACCTGGTGAACAAAGCCAACCCCAGAGGGACTGCAGGTCCCTGCTGTACCCCAACAAAGATGTCGCCAATCAACATGCTCTACTTTAACCGCAAAGAGCAAATCATCTATGGCAAGATCCCCTCCATGGTGGTGGACCGTTGTGGATGCTCCTGA